The sequence below is a genomic window from Halosolutus gelatinilyticus.
GACGCCGGCCTGTTCGATCGCCTCGTGGTTGAGGATGGCTTCCTCGACTTCCATCGGGCCGACGCGGTAGCCGCTGGTGAGGATCACGTCGTCGGTCCGGGAGACGAACCACAGGTAGCCGTCCGCGTCGCGCTCGATCAAGTCCCCCGTCAGAAACCACTTTCCGGAAGAGCAGAGCTCTTCCGACTCCCCGATCGCTTCGCTCTCGGGGACGTCTTCGGTCCGCTTCGCCGCTGTCTTCTCCGGGAGTCCCCAGTACTCGTCGAAGAAGACCCGCCGATCGCCCGTCTTCACGGCGAGTTCGCCTACCTCACCGTCGGGCAGTTCCTCGCGCGTGTCGGGGTCGAGGATCGCCACCTCGTACCCGGGGAACGGCCTGCCCATGCTGCCGGGTCGCGTGTCGAACCAGGCGTCGGAGTTGCCGACGACCAGGTTGAGTTCGGTCTGGCCGTAGAAGTCGTTGATCGAGACGTCCGTAAACGTCTCTTCGACCCAGTCGACCACCTCAGAGGTGAGCGGTTCGCCCGCCGACGCGAACGTCTCGATCGCCAGGTCGTACTCGCGTTCCGGATCGTCGATCGACGTCAGCAACCGGAGCGCGGTGGGCGGCATGAAGGTGTGGGTGACGCCGTGTCGTTCCAGGAGCTCGAACGCCGCCTCGGGGTCAAAGCCGTCCCTCGGCCAGCCGACGATCGTACAGCCGTGGTGCCACGCGGCGAACAGGGTCCCGCCGAGGGCGGCGCCCCACGCCCAGTCCGCGGGCGTCCAGAGGGTCGCCTCGCCCTCGGCGAGGCCCTGGTCGAAGTAGTTGTACGCCGCTGCCGCCCGTCCGAGCCAGAGCGCGTGGCTGTGCAGGACGCCCTTCGGCGGCCCCGTCGACCCGCTGGTGTACATGATCGCCGTCGGCGTCTCGGGGGTCGCGTCGTAGGCGTCGATCCCGGGCTCGTACGACGCGAGGAGGGCGTCGAAAGCGTGTGTAGCCGTATCGCCCTCGGCGGCGCCGTCGGCGCCGTCGACCGCCTCCTCGTCGCCGAGTTCGATCACGTGCTCCAGATTCGGACAGTCGTCCCGAATCTCTGCGATCGCCTCGCGAACGTCCGGATCGACGACCACCGCTTTCGCCCCGCTGTCCTCCAGGCGGTACTGCAGGGCGTCGCGACCGAACAGCACCGTCAACGGCACCGAGACGGCCCCGAGCTTCCAGTTCGCGAGGTGCGCGATCGGATTCTCGGGCTTTTGCGGGACGACGACGCCCACGCGATCGCCCGCCTGGATTCCGAGGGCGGCGAGTGCGGCCGCGATGCGGTCCGATCGATCGTCCAGTTGGTCGAAGGTGTAGGTCTCAACGCGGCCGCTCTCGGGCCGCTCGTACCGGAGCGCCACCCGGCTCGTGTCGTCGTGTTTCCGGAGGAAGTCGACGGCGGGGTTGAACGACTCCGGGAGCTCCCACGAAAACTCCTCGCGAGCCCGATCGTAATCCTCGAACGTCGGCATGACCGTCCAGCTCATGTGCGGGGATTCCGAGGCCAGCGCATAGCGTGTTTCGACACGTCGGTCCGCCGATGATCGGGTATGTGGACGAGCCCTACGCGCGTCGAACCGATCGGCGCACCGGGAGACGTCCGTTCTTCCCGACTTCGTCTCGACCGTAATCCTTTCGACCGGAGCTGCAGAGTAAGTAGCATGGCCTCCGAGGACGAGCCGGTGGCGAAAGCCGCCTACGACGAACTGGCGGATACGTACGCGGACGAGGTTCGGACGAACCCGTACAACGCCGACCTGGAGTTCCCGGCGACGTCCTCGCTCGTGCCGGACGTGGACGGAAAGCGGGTCCTCGATGCGGGTTGTGGAACCGGCGCGTACACAGAGTGGCTCCTCGATCGGGGCGCCGACGTCGTGGGGGTCGACGTGAGCGAAGCGATGCTCGCACACGCTCGAGAGCGAGTCGGCGACCGCGCGACGTTCCATCGAGCTGACCTCGCAGCGCCGCTCGAGTTCGCCGAGACCGACGCGTTCGACGGGGTCGTCAGCGCGCTCGCGCTCGGATACGTAGAAGAGTGGCGCGAATCATTTTCGGAGTTCGCCCGGATCCTCGAGCCCGGCGGGTTCTTCGTGTTCTCGACCGGCCATCCGTTCGATCAGTTTCCGTTCGGCGGGGACGACGGCCGCGCGAACTACTTCGACGTCGAACTGGCAGAGAAGAACTGGGAGGTCGACGTCCCGTACTATCGCCGTCCCGTCTCGGCGGTCGTCAATCCGCTCCTGGAATCGGGTTTTCGACTGGAGAGACTCCTCGAACCCCGGCCGACGGAACGATTCGAAGAGACGTGGCCGGAGCGATACGAGAAGGAGTCTCGGTATCCGGTGTTCCTCTGCGTGCGGTCGAGACTATCGTGATCGGCCGGCCACACCGTTGGAGAAGGACCGGCCGAAACGATCGCCGCAGGGACGGATCGGGTCCCGTCGATCGCGCGAACCGCTCGGATCGGACTCGGCTACCCGTCGGTACTATAGTGGCTGCGTCCCACGCAGGTGATAATGTCAGGAGACGTGCTCGCGCGGGACGTGCTCGATCGAGCGCCCGACGATCGAGTGCAGGTGCTCGACCCGAACGGGAAGGTCGTCGACCCGGCTCTCGAACCCGATCTCGACCCGGAGACGCTGCGATCGATGTATCGCGACATGCGGTTTTGTCGGCGGTTCGACGAGCGGATGATCAGCCTCCAGCGACAGGGGCGGCTGGGGACGTACGCGTCGCTGGCCGGGCAGGAGGGATCGCAGATCGGGTCGACGTACGCCCTGGCCGACGACGACGCGCTCTCTTACCAGTACCGCGAGCACGGCGCGCTCGTCGCCCGCGGCCTCCCGTGGGAGTATATTACCTACTGGATGGGCCACGAGGACGGGAACGCGGCGCTTTCGGAGATCGACGTCTTCCCGCTCAACATCTCGATCGGGGGGCACCTCCCGCACGCCGTCGGCTGGTCGTGGGCGGCGAAGCTACGGGGCGACGAGCGGGTCACCGTCGTCCACTTCGGCGACGGGTCGACCTCCGAGGGGGATTTCCACGAGGCGATGAACTTCGCGGGCGTGTACGACACGCCGACGATCTTTTTCTGTAACAACAACCAGTGGGCCATCTCCGTGCCCCGAGAGCGACAGACCGCGAGCGCGACGATCGCCCAGAAGGCCGACGCCTACGGCTTCGAGGGCGTCCAAGTCGACGGGATGGACCCGCTGGCGACCTACGTCGTGACCGAGGCCGCGCGGGAGAAGGCCCTCGGCGGGGGCGATCGGCGTCCGACGCTCGTGGAAGCGGTCCAGTACCGCTTCGGCGCCCACACGACGGCCGACGATCCGGCCGTTTACCGCGACGAAGCGGACATCGAGCGCTGGCGCGAGCGCGACCCGATCGATCGGTTCGAGGCCTACCTCCGCGATCGGGGCGCCCTCGGCGACGGTCGGATCGCCGCGATCGAGGACGAGATCGAAGAGACCGTCGCGGCGCTCGTCGATCGAGCCGAGGACGTCCAGGCCGACCCCCGCGAGATGTTCGAGTACGCGTACGCGGAGCCGACGCCGCGACTCGAAGAACAGCGAGACTACCTCGACGCGCTGCGGGATCGACACGGCGACGACGAGTTGCTCGACTACGAGTGAGTCCACCTCGGGCGTGGTCCCGTCCAACGCCGACTTATCCCCGTCCAATCCCGGCTTGGCTCCGCCTAACTATCGCTTACAGTGACGATCCCGACACGGAAAGGACTATAGTACCGGTCTCCAGATGCCGGCGCATGCAACTCGAACAGCGGTCCCGGGAATCCCTCTGGGACGGCACCGTTCCGAGCGCGATCGACGCTCGCGTCCTCGGGCTCGTCGTCGTGATCGCGGCCCTCGCGGCGTCGGTGAACGTTCCGTACGGCGGCGTCATCGTCGCCGTCGCCGCGTTCGCCTTGCTCACGGCTGGCGGCGTCGTCGGCCACCTGCTCGGCGAACGAAAACTCCGGCGGATCACCGACGGCCTCGTCGATCGCTGGCTCGGCGCCGGCGCGCAGATCACCGACGTCACCCGCTCGTCCGAGGGGATGCGAACGGAGTGGACCGTCCACACCCCCGAGGGCGAGATCACCATCGGCGGCGTCGCGCTGGTCCCGATCGCCCGCCTCTCGGTCGAGTGGCAGGGCGTCGGCGACGCGATGGATGCGAGCGACGCCGATGACGACCTCGATCGGCTCGCCGAGAGCCTCTTCGAGGAAATCTTCGCGATCGGCGACGGGCCGACGCGATCCTGAGACGCGGTTTTCTGGCTGCGTCCGGCGTGATTCCGACGCCGGTAGCCGGAATTCGAAGTCACTCGAACAGGTTTGCGTGCCGCTGTGCGAGGTTCGTGTACTCGCCCGAGGAGGACTCTTCGAAGACGGCGTCGGCATCGATCCCGGTCTCGTCGAGCGGCGTGATCCGCGCGGGAACGCCGCGGACGAACGACTCCGGCGGGATATCGTAGTCGTCGGGGATCACCGTCCCCGCTGCGACGATGCTCCCGCGGCCGATAGTCGCGTCGGTATTGACTGTCGTGTTGAACCCGACAAGCGCGCGCCGTTCGACGGTGGCCTCGTTGAGGACGGCTCCGTGGCCCACCATGACCTCCTCGTCGACCGTCGAGGCGTGGATCGTCGCGTTGTCGCCGACGTGGGCCTGTCGACCGATCCGAACGGGGCCGATGTCGCCCCGCAGGACGACTCCCGGCCAGACGCTCGCGTCCGCCTCGACCGTCACGTCCCCGACGAGCGTCGCCTCGCGGCTCACGTGAGCCTCCTCGTCGATCGTCGGGCCAGTCCCCTCGAACTCGTAGGTTCGACTGTCAACCATGTGGACGCGAACCACGACCGATCTGATAAGCGTTCGTCGCTCGCTCGGTGACCGTCACCGCCGTTGAAATCCGCGTCGAGATCGAATCGCCGATCCCGGACCGAGCCGCGCACGACCCGGCAACACGCGTATACCGCCGCCCCTCCAACCGCGATTATGCTCGTTCTCGGCGACGCCCACGCCTCCGATCCCGATCGCCGCGAGACGCTGCGCTCGTACTACCGGGCGCTCGACCCCGATCGCGTCCTCCAGGTCGGCGACCTCGAGTGTTACGACCTCCCCGCGCCCACGTGGTTCGTCGCGGGCAACAACGAGGACTTCGACGTGATCGAGGCGCTGCGAGCGGGCGACGACCCCCCGGAGACGCGAAACGTCCACCTGCTCGCGAGCACGGCGGCGACCGTCGGCGGCCTCCGGGTCGCCGGCCTCTCGGGCAACTTCGCGCCGACGAAGTACGACCTGCCGCGGACGGAACTGTCGGGCGATCGGCGCCGCCACTTCACTCGCAAGGACGTCGATCGCGCGGCCGACCTGTCCGACGTCGACGTCTTCCTCGCACACGAGGCGCCGACGGGCCTCCTCTCCTACGGATACGATCCCGGCTGTCAGCACGTGAACGACCTCCTCGAAGCCGTCTCCCCCGACCTCTGTCTGGTCGGCCACCACCACAAACACCGCGAGGAGACGATCGCCGACACGCGCGTCGTGAGCCTCGATCCGGCCTGGGAACGGTACTACACGCTCGATCCGGGAACGCTCGAGCTGACGGGACACGATCAGGAGGCGATCGAGTGAAGGTGCGCGTTCGATCGCCGACCCGGGTGTGCGCCCCGCACGAGGCTCCGTCCACGTGACGCGCGGAACCGGCGGCCTCACCCCCGGTTCCGGAGATGCGTCGCGAACCAGTCCGCGGCGTGGTCGGCGACGGCTTCGAGTTCGCCTTCGCCTTGGAAGAGGTGTCCGGCGCCCTCGATCACGCGGAGATCCTTCTCGCACGAGAGGGCGTCGTACACCTCCCGATTGAGTTCGAGCACGGAGTCGTCTTCTCCGCCGACGATGAACAGCGTCGCCGCCGTCACGTCGCCGATCGCGTCCTCGGCCATGTCGACCCGGCCGCCGCGCGACACGACCGCGTCGACGTCGGTCTCCGATCGGGCCGCACCGCGAAGCGCCGCCGCGGCGCCCGTACTCGCGCCGAAGTAGCCGATCGGAAGGTCCGCGCTGAGGTCGTTTCGATCCCGCGCCCACGCCGTCGCCGCGACGAGACGATCCGTCAACAGGGGGATGTCGAACCGGTTCTCCCGGTGTCGGTCCTCGTCTTCGGTGAGCAGATCGAACAGCAGGGTCCCGAGGCCGCGCTTTCGGAGCGTCTCCGCGACGAAGTTGTTCCGCGGGCTGTGCCGACTGCTGCCGCTGCCGTGGGCGAAGACGACCAGCCCGCCGGCGTCGGCAGGCACGACGAGTTCGCCCTCGAGCGTCACGTCGTCGACGGCGATCTCGGTCACGGTCTGGGTTTCGTCGATCGCCATACGCGAGCCTCCGCCGTCGATGCAGTTGACGATTGGGGGTGACGAAGACCGAGCGTACCGCGGTGCGAAGGGGGTCGTACCGACGCCGGTCACTGCTTCTGTGGAACGCGACGACGGACGAACCGCCGGACGCGATCCGTGTACGTCTCCGGCCGGTGGAGGTTGCAGATATGCCCGACGTCCGCCAGCACTTCGACGCGACCGTCCCGGGCGGCCGCCGCGTGCTCCCGCTCGCCCCGGCGCATGAGCTTGTCGTTCTCGCCGTTCAGGATCAGCGTCGGCCCGGGATACGTCGAGAGCGCCTCTCGGAAATTCCGCCCGGCGACCTCGGGTCCCGCATCGCCGAACTGCTTGGGGTAGAATCCGGACTCGATGATCGCTCGCTCGACGTCCGGCGGGAGGTCGCGGTTTCGCACCCACCGCGTCGCGAGGCGTTCGACCGCGCGTTTGCCGACGTCGGGTTTCGTGAGGAGGCGAGCCGTTGCGCCGGTCGCCCGCGTGAGCAGTTCCATCCCGCGGACCGGGTTCGCGCTGCTGCCGGACAGCACCAGCCCGTCGACGTCGCTCGGGAAGCGGTGGGCGTACTCCGTGGCGACGTACCCGCCGAGCGAGAGCCCGACGAGCACGGCGCTGCCGTCCGTCTCCGCGTCGATCACCCGCTGTACCCGTTCGATCGCCGGCTCCATCCGGAACGTCTCCTCGCCGAAGACGCCGTGGCCGGGGAGGTCGAACGCCACGACATGAAACTCGTCCGAAAGCGCCCGCTGCTGGGGTAGCCACATCGTCCGCGTGAACATCGCACCGTGGACGAAGACGATCGACTGTGCGTCGGCGGGCCCGGCGACGTCGACGCCGATCGGGCCGTCGGCGCTTCGATTCGGTGACATCGGTATCGGATCCACGGCGAAGAGGCAATTAATGGTCGGGCCGGCGAGTCCCGCCCGCTGGGTGGCGGTGCATTTTCGATCCGACAGCCGATCGTCCCGAAAGCGGCGAGAGATGAGTTTTCGACGGCGTGTTCGAGCGGTCTGTCGCGATCGCCGATCGTCGGGACCCGACTCTAATAAATCCCATGGTGGTATCGGAAATAGGAAGGGGACCGTCTCAGGAGTCACCGCTCGAGGGCGTAGAATCGTAGTTGGTTGTAAATGTGAACTCGGATCGAGAAAACGTCAGGGGTTCTAGCAAATCGATCGCGTTCGATCGCGTTGACATCGGTGTCGTCCCATCACGAGATTTATGATTGGTACCAGTCACGTCTACTTATGAGCGATACCCTTCCCGATGATCGATCGCCGGAGCCGATTACGGTCGAGTCGATGACGAGCGATCTACGCGACCTCGGTATCAGGTCCGGCCAGACGGTGCTCGTCCACGGATCGCTCTCCGCTCTGGGTTGGGTCTGTGGCGGGGCACCCGCCGTCGTAATCGCGCTCCAGCGCGTCGTCGGCGAAGACGGTACCATCGTGATGCCGACGCACTCACCCGGAAACATGGACCCGGCCGACATGGGAAATCCGCCGGTTCCCGACTCGTGGTACGAAACCGTCCGCGAACAGATGCCACCCTACCGGCCGGACGTGACACCGACGCAGGGGATGGGTGCGATCGCCGAGTGCTTTCGCTCCTGTCCGGGCGTCCGTCGGAGCGACCACCCTCAACTGTCGTTCGCCGCGTGGGGCGCCGATGCCGATTTTGTCATCGAGGACCACACGTACGACCATTCGCTCGGCGAGGAGTCGCCGCTGGCCCGGGTCTACGACCTCGACGGCGACGTGCTGTTTCTCGGGACGTCGCACGCGACGAACACCTCGCTCCATCTCGCTGAGTACCGCACTGACGCCGATATCGCCACGAAGACCAACGGCGGCGCGGTGCTCGTCGACGGAAAGCGCAAGTGGGCTCACTGGAAGGATCTTGATATCGACGACGAAGACTTTCCGGAGTGCGGTGCGGCGTTCGAGCGCGAACACCTCGACGCTTTCGAGACCGGTCGCATCGGCGTCGCCGACGCGAAACGGCTCGCCCAGAGACCGCTCGTCGATTTCGCGGTGGAGTGGTTCGATTCGAACCGCCGATAACTACGCACCCCCCTCCAGGAAGTGACGCATCTCACCTCGGCGGACTTCCAGCCCCTTCTGGAGTTAGCGTTCAAGACGGCGATCGCCCGCTCGTCATCGACTCCTGGCGTCTCGGCCAGGCCGGTCTACTCGTTATCGCGGTTTCGATCGTCCTCGCTCGCTCCATCTTCCGTCGTCGGACCCGTCGGCTCCTCGTCGCGGATCGCTTCGGGATCGACCTCCGCGTCCGTGTGTCGCGGGTCCGACTCCGGTTCCACTTCGGCGTCCGATCGACTCGCGTCCGCGTCGGGTTCGACTTCGGCGTCGGTCCGCTCGGCTCCCTCCTCGGGTTGCAGTTCGGCCTCGGGCTCCCGGTCCGTCAGTTCGCTCGGATCGACGTCGGCGCCGCGAGCCGACCGCTCGCGTTCGATCGCGTCCGGTTCCTCGGCGCGGTCCGAATCCCGCGGCGCCTCCGACGCGTCGGTTTCGTCGAGTCCGCTCGTTCCGCCGGCGGGCTCCGGTTCCGGTTCGTCCCGGATTGCGCTCTCGGTTCCGGCGTCGGAGCCGCGCTCCGTCCCCGTCGTCCGCGATCGCTCGTCGCGATCGACCTCCCCGACATCGGTGTTTTGCGAATCGGCCGACTCGTCGCTCACCGCCCCGATCTCGCGTTCGCCTTCGGCACCGCGTTCGTCTCGAACCGCCGCCCCCTGTGTCGTGGAGTCGTCTTCGAGGAAGACGGCGGCTTCGGTGATCTCGTCGACGTCCGACTCGGACAACTGCATCTGCTCCTCGCCCGCCGATTCCCATCCGATCGCGGCCTTGATCGAATCCGTGATCCCGGGGTCCGGCTCGACGTACGCCGTCCCCGACTCGACCGCAGTTACCATCCCGATCTGTTCGCCGGCCGCGTTCTCGACGGGTTTGCCGATCTCGTCGTCAGTAATCGTCGGGCTCATACGCGTTTCTGAGCCCGTCCGGGGGAAGCGTGTGGTGCCTGCACACCCTGGCAGGAAGCGATCGAGCGCGTCGAGCGACGGGCGTAGGCTCAAGTGAGTTCGCGTCGCCTCCCCACAGGAATGACCACGGAGCACCGATCCCGAGGAGAGTTGTCGGGCGAGCCGGCGCTTCCGCCGGACCGGGAGACCACGCTCGCGGAAGCGGTGGCCGATCGGCTGCCGAACGGCCGCGCGCTCGACATCGCGACGGGCGACGGGCGCGTCGCGATCGAACTCGCCGATCGCGGCTGGACGGTCGACGCCGTCGACATCTCCCGGGCGAAACTGGATCGCGCCCGCGAGCGGGCCGCCGGACGATCGGCGAGCGTCGAGTGGATCCTCGCCGACGTCGACGGCTACTGCTTTCCCGAATCCGCCTACGACGTCGTCTCGATCCGGTTTTTCGACGCGCGCGATCGGCTTCCGGACGTAAAAGGAGCCCTCGCGCCGGGCGGCGCGCTCGTCTACGAACACCACCTCCAGCCGTCCGACGAACGCGATCCGCGAAACCCGTATCGGTTCGAATCGAACGAACTGCTGGAGGCCTGTGCGGAACTCTCGGTGCGGTACTACGCGGAAGACCCGGACCGGGCGCGCGTCTGGCTCGTCGCCAGCAACGAGTCCGCCTCCGAGCGGGAGGGCTAATCGGCGGAAGTTCAGCGATTCGAACCCGTCGACCGAAACACCCGCATCGTCACCCGATCGAGGTCGATCGATCGGCGCTCGACGAAGCCGGCGTCGGCGAGCGCCCGATCCCAGTGGCGTTTGTACAGGGTGACGCCGTCGACGGAGGTCACGCGGATCCCGTCGCTCGATCGCGCCCGAGCGGACCCGGAATCGGACTCGGACGGCTCGGGATCGGATTTGGAGTCGAACCTCCCTGGGTCGGGTTCGACTTCGGCCGTGACGAGCACCTCGCTCGTCACCCGCGCGAGGTCGGCGAACACCCGATCACAGGAGGGGTGCAGGTGCTGGAGCGTCTCGACCGAGTAAACGACGTCGAACCGATCGTCCTCGAACGAAGGGACGACGGACTCGATCGCGCCGCGGTGGAACGTGCCCGTCGCGGCGAGGTCCGGATAGGTTCGGCCCATTACGTCGAACGCGTCCGCGTTGAGGTCGATCCCGGCGAGGTCCGAGTAGCCGTGTTCGAGGAGGTGCGCGAGGTGGCGACCCGAACTACAGCCGAGTTCGAGGACGGCCGCGTCTCGATCGACGTGCTCGGCGAGGACCTCCCGAAGTCGATCGCTTCGTTCGTCGGAGCCGTAGTACGCATAGTACTCGGGTGAGTAGGCG
It includes:
- the pdhA gene encoding pyruvate dehydrogenase (acetyl-transferring) E1 component subunit alpha, which encodes MSGDVLARDVLDRAPDDRVQVLDPNGKVVDPALEPDLDPETLRSMYRDMRFCRRFDERMISLQRQGRLGTYASLAGQEGSQIGSTYALADDDALSYQYREHGALVARGLPWEYITYWMGHEDGNAALSEIDVFPLNISIGGHLPHAVGWSWAAKLRGDERVTVVHFGDGSTSEGDFHEAMNFAGVYDTPTIFFCNNNQWAISVPRERQTASATIAQKADAYGFEGVQVDGMDPLATYVVTEAAREKALGGGDRRPTLVEAVQYRFGAHTTADDPAVYRDEADIERWRERDPIDRFEAYLRDRGALGDGRIAAIEDEIEETVAALVDRAEDVQADPREMFEYAYAEPTPRLEEQRDYLDALRDRHGDDELLDYE
- a CDS encoding dienelactone hydrolase family protein: MAIDETQTVTEIAVDDVTLEGELVVPADAGGLVVFAHGSGSSRHSPRNNFVAETLRKRGLGTLLFDLLTEDEDRHRENRFDIPLLTDRLVAATAWARDRNDLSADLPIGYFGASTGAAAALRGAARSETDVDAVVSRGGRVDMAEDAIGDVTAATLFIVGGEDDSVLELNREVYDALSCEKDLRVIEGAGHLFQGEGELEAVADHAADWFATHLRNRG
- a CDS encoding metallophosphoesterase family protein, whose product is MLVLGDAHASDPDRRETLRSYYRALDPDRVLQVGDLECYDLPAPTWFVAGNNEDFDVIEALRAGDDPPETRNVHLLASTAATVGGLRVAGLSGNFAPTKYDLPRTELSGDRRRHFTRKDVDRAADLSDVDVFLAHEAPTGLLSYGYDPGCQHVNDLLEAVSPDLCLVGHHHKHREETIADTRVVSLDPAWERYYTLDPGTLELTGHDQEAIE
- a CDS encoding acyl-CoA synthetase, which encodes MSWTVMPTFEDYDRAREEFSWELPESFNPAVDFLRKHDDTSRVALRYERPESGRVETYTFDQLDDRSDRIAAALAALGIQAGDRVGVVVPQKPENPIAHLANWKLGAVSVPLTVLFGRDALQYRLEDSGAKAVVVDPDVREAIAEIRDDCPNLEHVIELGDEEAVDGADGAAEGDTATHAFDALLASYEPGIDAYDATPETPTAIMYTSGSTGPPKGVLHSHALWLGRAAAAYNYFDQGLAEGEATLWTPADWAWGAALGGTLFAAWHHGCTIVGWPRDGFDPEAAFELLERHGVTHTFMPPTALRLLTSIDDPEREYDLAIETFASAGEPLTSEVVDWVEETFTDVSINDFYGQTELNLVVGNSDAWFDTRPGSMGRPFPGYEVAILDPDTREELPDGEVGELAVKTGDRRVFFDEYWGLPEKTAAKRTEDVPESEAIGESEELCSSGKWFLTGDLIERDADGYLWFVSRTDDVILTSGYRVGPMEVEEAILNHEAIEQAGVVGVPDETRGEAIKAFVKPVTDEYDPEALRGEIRELVRDRLAEYEYPREIAFVDELPTTTTGKIRRRSLRDREGATSE
- a CDS encoding aminoglycoside N(3)-acetyltransferase; the protein is MSDTLPDDRSPEPITVESMTSDLRDLGIRSGQTVLVHGSLSALGWVCGGAPAVVIALQRVVGEDGTIVMPTHSPGNMDPADMGNPPVPDSWYETVREQMPPYRPDVTPTQGMGAIAECFRSCPGVRRSDHPQLSFAAWGADADFVIEDHTYDHSLGEESPLARVYDLDGDVLFLGTSHATNTSLHLAEYRTDADIATKTNGGAVLVDGKRKWAHWKDLDIDDEDFPECGAAFEREHLDAFETGRIGVADAKRLAQRPLVDFAVEWFDSNRR
- a CDS encoding class I SAM-dependent methyltransferase, whose protein sequence is MTTEHRSRGELSGEPALPPDRETTLAEAVADRLPNGRALDIATGDGRVAIELADRGWTVDAVDISRAKLDRARERAAGRSASVEWILADVDGYCFPESAYDVVSIRFFDARDRLPDVKGALAPGGALVYEHHLQPSDERDPRNPYRFESNELLEACAELSVRYYAEDPDRARVWLVASNESASEREG
- a CDS encoding alpha/beta fold hydrolase, which gives rise to MSPNRSADGPIGVDVAGPADAQSIVFVHGAMFTRTMWLPQQRALSDEFHVVAFDLPGHGVFGEETFRMEPAIERVQRVIDAETDGSAVLVGLSLGGYVATEYAHRFPSDVDGLVLSGSSANPVRGMELLTRATGATARLLTKPDVGKRAVERLATRWVRNRDLPPDVERAIIESGFYPKQFGDAGPEVAGRNFREALSTYPGPTLILNGENDKLMRRGEREHAAAARDGRVEVLADVGHICNLHRPETYTDRVRRFVRRRVPQKQ
- a CDS encoding class I SAM-dependent methyltransferase; translated protein: MSSDTDGDGGTDGDDRTDRDNDRDADDVRRRWEQRSRAYSPEYYAYYGSDERSDRLREVLAEHVDRDAAVLELGCSSGRHLAHLLEHGYSDLAGIDLNADAFDVMGRTYPDLAATGTFHRGAIESVVPSFEDDRFDVVYSVETLQHLHPSCDRVFADLARVTSEVLVTAEVEPDPGRFDSKSDPEPSESDSGSARARSSDGIRVTSVDGVTLYKRHWDRALADAGFVERRSIDLDRVTMRVFRSTGSNR
- a CDS encoding gamma carbonic anhydrase family protein; the protein is MVDSRTYEFEGTGPTIDEEAHVSREATLVGDVTVEADASVWPGVVLRGDIGPVRIGRQAHVGDNATIHASTVDEEVMVGHGAVLNEATVERRALVGFNTTVNTDATIGRGSIVAAGTVIPDDYDIPPESFVRGVPARITPLDETGIDADAVFEESSSGEYTNLAQRHANLFE
- a CDS encoding class I SAM-dependent DNA methyltransferase; protein product: MASEDEPVAKAAYDELADTYADEVRTNPYNADLEFPATSSLVPDVDGKRVLDAGCGTGAYTEWLLDRGADVVGVDVSEAMLAHARERVGDRATFHRADLAAPLEFAETDAFDGVVSALALGYVEEWRESFSEFARILEPGGFFVFSTGHPFDQFPFGGDDGRANYFDVELAEKNWEVDVPYYRRPVSAVVNPLLESGFRLERLLEPRPTERFEETWPERYEKESRYPVFLCVRSRLS